A region of the Pseudomonas asiatica genome:
GGGTTGCCCCCGAACGGTTCGGCGGAAAACGCATCGACCTGGAAGATTTCAAGTTGCATGCACACACTCCTTGTTGCCCGATCGCTGCCAGGCAGATGTATGAAAAGGGTTACTGGCGTACCGGGGTCAACACGGCTTCGCCGGCAAAGAACGCCTGCAGGTTGCGCAGCACCAGGGTCACCGTGTCGCGCGCCGCCTCCGGCGACTGGCCGGCCACGTGGGGGGTGAGCACGGTGTTGCCAAGGGCCTTGAGGGCATCGGGTACAGCCGGCTCGTCGTCGAACACATCCAGTGCCGCACCAGCCAGTTGGCCATGCTGCAGCGCGGCGACCAGGGCCTGGGTGTCGACCACGCTGGCACGGGCGATGTTCACCAGGTAGCCCTCGGCCCCCAGGGCCTCGAGCACCTGTGCATCGACCAGATGGCGAGTGTTGGCACCGCCGGGGGTGGCCACCACCAGGATGTCGACGGCATCGGCCAGGTGCAGCGGGCTGTCGTACCAGGTGTAGGGCACATCTTGGCGCGGCGTGCGGCTGTGGTAGCTGACGGGCATGGCAAAGCCCAGATCGGCGCGCCTGGCGATGGCCAGGCCCACCGCACCAAGGCCGAGAATGCCCAGGCGCTTGCCACTCACCGAGGGGCTGATCACCCGGTTCCATTCGCCCCGGCGGGTACTGGCATCGGCGCGGGGAATGTCGCGCAACAGCGCCAGCAGCAGGGCAAGGGTGTGGTCGGCGACTGCCTCGGCATTGGCCCCGGCGCCGTTGGTAACCGTGATGCCGCGCGCAGCGGCGGCGGCCAGGTCGACCTGCTCGTAGCCGGCACCGATCACGCAGATGATCTGCAGTTTGGACAGCGTGTCGATTTCGCTGGCAGTCAGGCCCAGCGGGCCGCGGGTGAGCACGGCATCGATTTCATGGGCATGGCGCTGGATGGCCTCGGCCCGCAGTTGCGGCGAAGGGGCGCGGATCAAACGGTAGCCGGCCTGCTCCAGCATGGGCAGGTAATCATCGACGGTTTCCACCAGCACCAGGACTGTCTTGTGCATGCCACCTCCTTATTCTTGAAGGGGCATTATGCGGAATCACAGCACAGTACAGTCAATCGGTAATTGCGGAAAAACTGTACTGTATTGGTTGCCTGTCCCGGCCCCTTCGCGGGTAAACCCGCTCCCACAGGGATATCACAGCACTTGAGATTTGTGACGTACCTGTGGGAGCGGGTTTACCCGCGAAGGGGCCGGGACAGGCAACCAACCCACTACTGGGCGAACGCACGCCCCAGACCACCCGGCACACCGCTGCTGTCAGTCTCCTGCCACGGCCCATCCGGGCTCAGCGACCAGCTCCAGCCGTTGTCGAAGCGGTAGTAGGTCCGCTGGCGGTAGAAGGTATTGGGTTTCTTCTCCAGCACATACACACCCAGCTTCGGGTCCCAATGGCTCGCCCCGCCAGGTGGCGGCGCGAAGCTGGCCGAGGTGCGTGGCATCGGCTTGGGCGTGGCCGCAGGCTTGCTCGGCGCGGGGGCCGGTTGCCTGTCCGGCAAGGGCTTGACCGCCGGCCCCGGTGGCGGCAGGCGCTCGATCGGTGGTTCGGGCTGCTCGTACGGCTCATGCACCGTACACGCAGACAAACCCAGGGCCAGGGTGATCAGGGTCAGGCGGACGATGCTGTGCATGGCATTGCTCTCTTACGGGTCGGGGCTGTCGATGGTCAGGTGCTGGATGGCCTGGGTGGCGCTAGGCAGTGGCGTGCCCTGGCCAATCCACTCGCCATGGGTTGGCTGGCCAGCGCGTGATACACGTGCAACGAGTTGGACTTCGGCAAAGTCCGACAGTTTCATCTGCGGCATCATGGCGTCAGCATCGGACAACTCCACCTCGATCGGCAACTGCGCCACGGTCACCCGCTTGGCCGCCAGCGGCATGGGTGGGCCATTGCTGGCGCGGGCGAAGATGAACACCGTGTCGTCCGGCTTGACCTTGTCCTTCAACGCCGCCGCCAGTTCCACGCGCACCTTCAAGCGAGCCGCCACGGGCGCCGCAGCCTGCCCCGGCGAACCACCCAGGCGCTCGGCGGCGCGGTCGATACCGCCCTGCAGCGCCGCACGCGAGGCATCACCTTCCGGCAGCTGCGCCAGCAGGCGCTTCCAGTAATCGATGGCTTCCTGGTAACGCTCGCCCTCGAAGGCAGCGATACCACGCAGGCCCAGGCTGGTCACTTCGTTGGGGTCGGCTTTCAGCGCCTCGTCAGTCAGCGCCTGCAGCTGCGGGCTCCATTTCTTGTCGGCAGCGAAGTACAGCGCCTGTGCCCACTGCCCGAGCAATTCGGGCTGGCGACCGGCCAGGGCCACGGCGCGCTCGAAAGTACGCGCGGCATCGGCGGGGCGCTGCTCGGCCATGTAGGCTCGGCCCAGGAAGTACACGGCCTCGGCCGAATCCGGCTGGGCCTGCACCACCCGTTCCAGGCGGGCAGTCATTTCTTCCATCGACTTGGGCGCTTCGGCAAACTCCTGGGTCAGTTCCACCTTGTCGGCCGCGCCGAAATGCAGGTACAGCCCCAATGCCAGCAGCGGTACCAGCAGCGCCGCCAGCAACGGCAGGGCCTTGCCCAGATGCCCCTGGCGCGGGGCCTCGGCACCTTCGGTATCCGCCAGCAGCTCACGGGCGGCCTCGTCACGGCCCTTGGCCATCTGCGCCTCGTCGAGCACGCCAGCGGCCTGCTGGGCAGCCAGTTCGGCGACGCGCTCCTGGTACAGGGCCACGTTCAGGGCGGTGCGGTCTTCTTCCTGCTGGCGGCCACGGCCACGCAGGATCGGGATCAGCAGGAAGCTGAGGGCAGCGAGCAGCAGCAGGCCCGCGCTAAGCCAGAATTCAATCATGGGTCTGTTCTTTTTCCAGCAATTTGGCGAGACGCTCGCGTTCTTCGGCGGACAACTCATTGGCGCCCTGCACGGCCGCACCGCGGCGCCGGCGCACGATCAGCGCCAGTACCACGAAACCACCGGCCAGCAAAATCCCCGGGCCGAACCACAACAGCCAGGTACGCCCGCTGAGCGCCGGCTTGTAGCGCACGAAGTCGCCATAGCGGTCGACCATGAAGTCGACGATCTGCTGGTTGCTCTTGCCCTCGCCGAGCATGCGGAAGATTTCCCGACGCAGGTCGGCGGCAATCGGCGCGTTGGAGTCGGCGATGTCCTGGTTCTGGCACTTGGGGCAGCGCAGCTCCTTGGTCAGCTGCTGGTAGCGCTCACGCTCGGCATCGTCGCGGAACTGGTAGGTGTCGATGGCCGCCTTGGCCACGCCTGCCAGGCTCAACCCCATGAAGAGCCCCAGCACGGCAGCTGCCAGCCCCCGCTTCATTGCTTGGCCTCGTCGACCAGGCCCTGGTACAGCGGCGCCAGCTGCTCACGCCAGACCGTGGCATCGACCACGCCCACGTGCTTGTAGCGGATGATGCCCTTGGCATCGATCAGGAAGGTTTCCGGCGCGCCGTACACGCCCAAGTCCAGGCCCAGGCTGCCCTGCTCGTCACGAATGTCCAGCTGGTACGGGTTGTGGAACTCGGCCAGCCACTTCAGGGCCGCAGCATTGTCGTCCTTGTAGTTGACGCCGTGGATCACCACGCCCTGCTGGGCCAGCTGGTTCAGGTACGGGTGCTCGACCTTGCACGACGGGCACCAGGTGGCCCACACGTTGACCAGTGCCGGGCGGCCACGCAAGTCGGCCTCGGTCAGGGTACGGTCGCCCTGGGTCGAGGCCAGGGAAAACGCCGGGAACGGCTTGCCGATCATTGCCGAGGGCAGCTCGTCGGGCTTGAGGAACAGCCCTTTGTAGAGGAACACCGCCACCAGCAGGAATACCGCCAGGGGGACTACCATGATCCAACGCTTCATGCAGCTGCTCCAGACACGCCCAGGGCATCACGCACCCGGGTCTTGACCTTGACGCGATAGCGCCGGTCGAGGGCCGCCAGCAACCCGCCCAGGCCGGTCAGCAGACCGCCCAGCCAGATCCAGCGGACGTAAGGCTTGATATGCACGCGTACCGCCCAGGCACCGTTCTCCAGCGGCTCGCCAAGGGCGACGTACAGGTCGCGGGTAAAGCCGGCGTCGATGCCGGCTTCGGTCATCATCGACTGCTGCACGGTGTACAGGCGTTTCTCCGGGTGCAGGGTGGTCACTTCACGGCCATCGCGGCTGACCACCACGGTGCCCTTGTCGGAAATGAAATTCGGCCCTTCGAAGTGCCGGGCACCCTGGAACAGGAAGTGGTAACCGCCCAGTTCCACGCTCTCGCCCGGCGCCATGCGCAGGTCGCGTTCGGCGCTGTTATTGCTCGACAGCACCACGCCCAGCGCGCACACCGCCAGACCCAGGTGCGCCAGCTGCATGCCCCAGTAGCTGCGACCCAGCCCGGGCAGGCCCTTGAGCAGGCCTTTGTGGCGGGTCTTGTCGAGAATGTCGCGCAGCCCGCCAAGCACCACCCAGGCGGCCAGGGCGAAGGCGGTCAGGGTCGGCCAGTCGAAGTCGTCGACGATAAAGCCCGCCACCGGCGCGAGGATGGCGCTGCCGAGCAGCACCGGGGTCATCATGCTGGCCAGCCATTTGCCGGGGGTGTCTTTCCAGCGCACCACCACGCCCACGCCCAGCACCACCATCAGCAGTGCCATCAGCGGCAGGAACAAGGCGTCGAAATACGGTGGGCCAACCGACAGCTTGGCCCCGGTCAGCGCATCGAGCACCAGCGGGTACAGAGTACCGAGCAGAATCATCGAGGCCGCCACTACCAGCACCAGGTTGTTGGCCAACAGCAACGTCTCGCGCGACCACAGCGCAAAGCCGACCTGGCTCTTGACCACCGGTGCGCGCAGGGCGAACAGGGTGAGCGATCCGCCGACCACGAACAGCAGGAAGATCAGGATGAAAATGCCCCGCGACGGGTCGGCGGCAAACGCGTGCACCGAGGTCAGCACACCGGAACGCACCAGGAAGGTACCCAGCAGGCTCAGCGAGAACGCGGCAATCGCCAGCAGTACGGTCCAGCTCTTGAATACCCCGCGCTTCTCGGTCACCGCCAGCGAGTGGATCAGCGCCGTACCTACCAGCCAGGGCATGAACGAGGCGTTTTCCACCGGGTCCCAGAACCACCAGCCACCCCAGCCCAGCTCATAGTAGGCCCACCACGAGCCCAGGGTAATGCCAACCCCGAGGAAGGCCCAGGCAACGATGGTCCAGGGCCGTGACCAGCGCGCCCAGGCGGCGTCCAGGCGGCCACCGAGCAAGGCGGCGATGGCGAAGGCGAAGGCCACCGAGAACCCGACGTAGCCCATGTACAGCATCGGCGGGTGGACGATCAGGCCAAAGTCCTGCAACAGCGGGTTGAGGTCGCGGCCATCGGTCGGCACCTGCGGCAGCAGGCGCTGGAACGGGTTGGAGGTGATGATCAGGAAGCTCAGGAAGCCCACGCTGATCATGCCCATTACCGCCAGCACGCGGGCCAGCATCACCTGCGGCAACTGCCGCGAGAACACCGATACGGCGAAGGTCCAGCCGCCGAGGATCAGCGCCCACAGCAGCAGCGAACCTTCGTGAGCGCCCCACACGGCACTGAACTTGTAGTACCAGGGCAAGGCGCTGTTGGAGTTGCTGGCCACATAGGCGACCGAGAAGTTGTCGGTCATGAAGGCATGGGTCAGGCAGGCGAAGGCAAAGGCCAGGAAGGCGAACTGCCCCCAGGCCGCCGGCCGCGCCAGGCTCATCCACAGGCTGTCGCCACGCCAGGCGCCGAGCAGCGGCACGCTGGCCTGCACGGCGGCAAAGCAGATGGCCAGGATCATCGCCAGCTGGCCGAGTTCGGGGATCACCAGCGCCGCGTTCATGGCTTGGCCTCCCCGCCGGTGGCGGCCTGGCCGCTTTCCTTCAGGGCCTTGGTAACCTCGGGCGGCATGTATTTCTCGTCGTGCTTGGCCAGTACTTCATCGGCCACCACCACGCCATCGGCGTTGAGCTTGCCGAGGGCGACGATGCCCTGCCCTTCGCGGAACAGGTCGGGGAGGATGCCACGGTAGGTGATCGGCACCGACTTGTTGAAGTCGGTGACCACGAAGCGCACGTCCAGCGAATCGGACGAGCGCTGTACCGAACCTTTCTCGACCATGCCGCCCGCGCGGATGCGGGTGTCCAGCGGCGCTTCGCCGTTGGCGATCTGGGTCGGGGTGTAGAACAGGTTGATGTTCTGCTGCAATGCGCTCAAGGCAAAGCCGACGGCAACCCCGACGCCGACCAGCAGGCCGACGATGAGCAACAGGCGTTTCTTGCGCTGCGGATTCACTGGTTGTTCTCCCGGCGCAAACGGCGCGCCTCATCTTGCAGGTAGCGACGGCGGGCCAGCACGGGCGCGGCGACATTCAGCGCCAGCACCGCCAGGCAGATGCCATAGGCCGTCCACACGTACAGGCCATGGTGGCCCATGGCGAGAAAGTCACCGAAGGTGGCGAAACTCATTGTGCGGCCCTCCGCCCCAGGCTGTTCAATACTTCATCCTTGACCCAACTGGCGCGCGCTTCGCGCTTGAGCACTTCAAGGCGCATGCGCAGCAACAGCACCACGCCAAAGAAGCAGTAGAAGCCCAGCGCCGTGCACAGCAGCGGCAACCACATTTCTGCGGGCATCGCCGGCTTTTCGGTGAGGGTGAAGGTGGCGCCCTGGTGCAGGGTGTTCCACCACTCCACCGAGTACTTGATGATCGGGATGTTCACCACGCCGACGATCGCCAGTACCGCACAGGCCTTGGCTGCACTGTCACGATTACTGATTGCCTGGCCCAGCGCAATAATGCCGAAGTACAGGAACAACAGGATGAGCATGGACGTCAGCCGGGCATCCCAGACCCACCAGCTTCCCCAGGTGGGCTTGCCCCAGATGGCCCCGGTGACCAGTGCCACGGCGGTCATCCAGGCACCGATGGGGGCGGCGCACTGCAAGGCAACGTCGGCCAGTTTCATCCTCCACACCAGCCCCACCACCCCGGCCACTGCCAGCAGCACGTAGCAGGACTGCGCCAGCATCGCCGCCGGCACGTGGATGTAGATGATGCGGAAGCTGTTGCCTTGCTGGTAGTCCTGGGGGGCGAAGGCCAGGCCCCAGGTGATGCCGACCAGCAGCAGGAGCACGGCAGCGCCGGCAAGCCACGGCAGCATGCGGCCGCTGATGGCATAGAACCATTTGGGGGAGCCCAGCTTGTGGAACCACGTCCAGCTTATTTTCATCAGGGTACATCCAGGGTATTGGCCGGGCTTGAAAGCCCGGGACTCGTTATTCGCCGACGCTGATCTTCAGGCCGGCCGCTATCGCAAAGGGTGCCAGGGTCACGGCGAGGGCCGTCAGGCTGGCGAGCCAGAGCAGGTGGCCGGTTGCCGGCATATTCTGCAACGCCGCTTGCAACGCACCACTGCCCAGGATCAATACAGGGATATACAACGGCAGAATCAGCAATGCCAGCAGCAAACCGCCGCGTTTCAGACCGACTGTCAGCGCCGCGCCCACCGCGCCCAGCAGGCTCAGCACCGGCGTGCCCAGCAGCAGGGAACCGAGCAGCACCGGCAGGCAATGGCTCGGCAGCCCCAGCATCAGTGCCAGCAGCGGCGCCAACAATACCAGCGCCAGCCCGGAAAAGATCCAGTGCGCCAGCACCTTGGCCAGCACCAGCAGCGCCAACGGGTGCGGCGACAGCACCCACTGTTCCAGCGAGCCGTCCTCGAAATCGCTGCGGAACAGGCCGTCCAGCGACAACAGCACCGCCAGCAGTGCCGCCACCCAGACCAGGCCTGGCGACAAGGTTTGCAACAATTGGCTTTCCGGGCCGACTGCCAGCGGGAACAGCGCAACCACGATGGCGAAGAATACCAACGGGTTGGCCAGCTCGGCCGGGCGGCGGAACAGCAGGCGCGCTTCGCGGCGCAACAACAGGATGAATACGCTCATGCCGCCCATTGCCCCAGGTTCAGTTCACGGTAACCGGAGGGCTTGCGTTCCAGCGTGTGGTGGGTGGTCAGCACTACCGTGCCGCCCTGCTCGCAGTGGGCCGTCAGGTGCGCCTCGAGCTGCGCCACGCCCTGCTTGTCGAGGGCGGTGAAGGGTTCGTCGAGAATCCACAGCGGCGGGCTGGCGAGGTACAGCCGGGCCAGGGCCACGCGGCGCTGCTGGCCGGCAGACAGGGTGTGGCAGGGCACATCTTCGAAACCACGCAGGCCGACGGCCGCCAGTGCCGCCCAGATCGCCTCGCGGCTGGCCGGCTGGTGCAGGGCGCACAACCAGGTGAGGTTCTCCTCGGCGGTGAGCAGGTCCTTGATGCCGGCGGCATGGCCGATCCACAACAGGATGCTGGCCAGGGCGTGGCGCTGCTCGGCCAGTGGCTTGCCGCCCAACAGGATCTGCCCGTCCGTCGGCTGCATCAGGCCGGCCAGCAGGCGCAGCAGGCTGGTCTTGCCGCTGCCGTTGGGGCCGCTGATCTGCAGCATGTCGCCGGGTCGCAGCTCGAAAGCGAGGTGCTCGAACAGCAGGCGCCAGTCGCGCTCGCAGGCCAGGCCCGCGGCTTGGAGGTGAAGGGTCACGGTTTCGCCTTATCTTTGTAGGGTTCCGGAGCGGTGTCGCCTGCTTCGCGGGCACGCCCGCTCCCACAAGGTTTCACGCAAGGCTTGAAAGCTGCGCAAGACCCTGTGGGAGCGGGCATGCCCGCGAAGCAGGCGACACGGCCCTTAAGCCCTGTATCTCAAGTCGCCCCCCTCGCTGCCGTTATACTGGCAACGACGGACGGTCGGCATTATTACACGCGCCGCCGCGCTGCCAAGAGGGCGGGCTCGACAGGTTGTATACAATCATGACTGAAATCAATAGTCTCGGCGCACAAACCGCGATCAGCCCCCAGGCCATCAAGGCGGGCATGACCGGCGAACTGCTGCGCCTGACGCAACCGCAGCCCGGCTTGATGGCCCCCGGCGAGACCGCGCAGGCCGAGGTCATGTCTTTGCGCCAAGTGGGCCAGGACTTCCAGCTGGTGCTGCGGCTGATGCTGGCCAACGGCACCCAGACCCAGCTGCAAGCCAGCGCCAGCCAGCCCCTGCCCCAGGGTAGCCAGGTCACGGTCAGCCAGACCGAAAGCAACCGCCTGGCGATCATGCTGCAGCAGGCCAGCGCCAGCCAGGTCGCCACCCTCACCCAGCTGGACACCAGCAAGGTGCCGGTCGGCACCCTGCTGCAGGGCAAGGTCCTGACCAACCAGGCGCTGGCCCAGGCGCCCGGCCAGCCCGCCGTCTACCGGGCGCTGGTCAGCCTGCTGAACAGTGCCCAGGCCGGCGCAACCCTGAGCGTGGACAGCCCGCGACCGCTGGCCGTCGGCAGCCTGCTCAGCGCGCTGGTGCAGGGCGACCAGTCGCTGCGTTTCGTACCGCTCAGCGGCCGCCAGGACCAGCTCAGCATTGCCCAGCAGCTGCTGACCCAGCAGAACCGCCAGGCTTCGCTGCCCGGCCTGCTCAATGCCCTGCAACAGGTGGCCCGCGACCCGGGCGCCGATGGCGAACTGCGAGCCAGCGCCGAACGCCTGCTGGCGGGCCTGCCGGAAGCCCGGCAACTGGGTGATGCCAAGGCAGTGGCCCAAGCCCTGAACAACAGCGGTACCTTTCTCGAAGCCAAACTGCTGAGCGGCCTCCCGGCCACCGTCGCCACCGACCTCAAGGCGCACTTGCTGCGGCTGATCACCGTCGCGCCGGCCAGCATACCCGGGGCGCCCAACCTGGCGCCCGCCAGCCTGGCCGTAACCATGCCGGCCCTGGCCCGCAGCGCGCTGGGCATGCTCGAACGGGTCAGCCCCAAGCCGCAGCCGGGCGCATTCCCGCTGCCGTCGCGCCTGCTCAAGGCCATGGAAGACGAAGGCGACCTGCAACAACTGCTGCGCCTGGCCGCCGCTGCCGTATCGCGCCTGCAAAGCCACGCCATGAGCAGCCTGCAACAAACCGGTACCCTGGAAAACGGCAACCTGCAGACCACCTGGCAAACCGAAGTGCCGATCCGCCACGGCCAGGAGTTCATCCCGTTGCAGGTCAAGCTGCAGCGCGAAGAAACGCCACAGCAGCAGGCCGACCGCCAGCAGGAGTCAGCCGACCCGCTGCAAGCGCTGTGGCGTATAGAGCTGGCTTTCGACCTCTCGCCCCTTGGCCCGGTGCAGGTCCAGGCACAACTGAGCCAAGGCCGCCTGGGTGGCCAGCTATGGGCGGAACGCGAGGCGACAGCCCGGCTGATCGACAGCCAGCTCGGCAGCTTGCGCGAACGCCTGTTGGCGCGGGGCCTGGATGTGGGTGATCTGGAATGCCATCCTGGTATCCCGCCACAAGGCCCGCGTACGCGGGTAGAACAACGTTGGGTGGATGAGAACGCATGACGCACCAACCTGCACGGCAGGCGATTGCCCTGTTCTACGACGGGCAGCAAGCCCCTACCCTCACCGCCAAGGGCGACGATGCGCTGGCCGAGGCCATCCTGGCATTGGCCCGCGAGCACGAAGTGCCGATCTACGAAAATGCCGAGCTGGTGCGTCTGCTGGCGCGCCTGGAGCTGGGGGACCAGATACCGGAGGCGCTGTACCTGACCATTGCCGAAATCATCGCCTTTGCCTGGCACCTGCGGGGCAAAGTGCCTGCGGGCTTCGATGACGAACCTGCCGCCCCAGGGACAACCCCACCGCTGCTAGGAAGGCTGCTGCCCGGAGGCGAAGGCACCTGACACCAGCCCTTGCCCTTGCGAGGGTCACGGGGTGATGAGAACGGCCAGGCCCCGCACCGACATATCTACCACCGCTTTTCCGTGCCCCTGCTCCAACCTTGCCGGCTTCATCTCAGCGCAAGGTACCCCCCATGCATTCGACTCGCATCAACGTGATGGGCACGCATTACGTTATAGACCACCTCGGCCATGTGCCTCGCCCCGATCGTGAAGCCAACCGCGCCATCCGCCAATGGCTCGCGCAGCAAGGCCATGACCTGGACCCAGACCAGCTCGACGTCGTTACCCTCCACTACTGCCCGGACGGTGCAGGTGGCCATCTGGCCGCGATCAGCCAGCGCACCAGCCTGCCCCAGGCACTGCTGGGCAACTGGCAGGGCGAGTCGGCCAGTGACGTGTTCGGCAAGCTGCTGCAAGCACCCTGGGCCGGTGCATTACCCGCAGGTCCGCTACGGTTGGTGGAAACCCTCCCGGCACCCGGCTTCAATCACTACGGGGCCCCCTTCGAGGTATTCAACGGTCTGTTCCGGCGCACTGCCCCGCAACGCTACGACGCTTCCACCCATCTGCCGGTAAGCGCCGAAGCCTTCCAGCAGTTCATCAGCAACCTGGACTTCCAGCAGCCTTTCAAGGCGGCGCTGGATGTGTACTGGCGTGACCATCTGCACAGTCACAGGCTGGCGCTGAAGCTCAACTTCATCGCAGCCTGCAACAGACAGGTCAGCGAGGGCAGCCTCAGCGAGCCTGCACGGCAACTGGTCTGGCAAGCGGCCGGGCTGATGCCGCGGCGTAACAGGCTGCGACGCAGCACGTTGAGCATCTACGGCTATGCCGCAACCGACCTGCTGTACCTGAACGACCCCGCCACCGACCTGACAGTGCTGTATGTTCCTGGCAACAGCTCACCGTTGCTGACGTTCAGCAGCGAACGAGAATTGAAGGCCTGGGTCGGCGAACAATGCAAAGACCCGACCAAACGCCAGGCCCTGAAACAGCACTTTCGCCTGGCCGATTGCCCGCAAGGCCTCGACTTCAGCGGCCTGGACACTGCCATGGAGGGGCTGGGCGCCTACCCTGAACGTCACCTGCTGCCGCCCGAACACGGCTATTTCAACGACGACGGCACCTGGCCGCCGCAGACCTATGTCAATTATCGACCTACCAAGTACAACCCAAGAATCAAGGGCGACCTGTTCCAGGCATTGGCCGAGCGCCAGCGTCAGCGCAGCTACGACGATGCCGCGTTTCTGATCACGGCTGACAGCGAAGTCATCAAGGCCAGGTGGCGTGGCTACCTGGCCACTACGCTCAACCTGCTGGCGCCACTGTGCCTGGTGGTACCCGGCCTGGGGCCGCTGCTGGCCATCGGTGGCATCGCCCAGCTTGGCCTGGGGCTCGACCAGGCAATCAACGGCAAGTCCCTGCAGCAGCAGCAGGAAGGCATCGGCAACATCACCTGGGGCCTGTTCAATGCCTTGCCCCTGGCGGTGGGCGCTGCCGCAAGGGGCAAGGCACTGTTCGAATTCAAGGTCGAGGGTTTCGCGCCGCCGACGCGGCTGAATGAACAGATCGGCTACCCCCTGAGCCCGCTCTCGCCACCGCGCTTCCCCGAGCCCGAGGGCGCACGCTACTTCCATATCACCGACCCGATAGAGCCACTGGAGGACGCTGACCAGGCAGTTGCCGACGCCGTCATTCGTACGCCCCAGTACGATGGTGAGCCAGACACCCTGGCAGCGAACATCGATGGCTACAACGCCAGGGTGATCTACGACATGGAGCGGGACGTATTCATTCGGGCCGAAGACCTGAACCAGGTCGACCCTGTCGGCTTCGTGGCGGTACCCGGCAGCCGGAACCTGCGCCCCGCGCCACAAGGGCGCGTGGTGACCCATGCGATGCGCAGTCGTACCTTGCGGGC
Encoded here:
- a CDS encoding flagellar hook-length control protein FliK gives rise to the protein MTEINSLGAQTAISPQAIKAGMTGELLRLTQPQPGLMAPGETAQAEVMSLRQVGQDFQLVLRLMLANGTQTQLQASASQPLPQGSQVTVSQTESNRLAIMLQQASASQVATLTQLDTSKVPVGTLLQGKVLTNQALAQAPGQPAVYRALVSLLNSAQAGATLSVDSPRPLAVGSLLSALVQGDQSLRFVPLSGRQDQLSIAQQLLTQQNRQASLPGLLNALQQVARDPGADGELRASAERLLAGLPEARQLGDAKAVAQALNNSGTFLEAKLLSGLPATVATDLKAHLLRLITVAPASIPGAPNLAPASLAVTMPALARSALGMLERVSPKPQPGAFPLPSRLLKAMEDEGDLQQLLRLAAAAVSRLQSHAMSSLQQTGTLENGNLQTTWQTEVPIRHGQEFIPLQVKLQREETPQQQADRQQESADPLQALWRIELAFDLSPLGPVQVQAQLSQGRLGGQLWAEREATARLIDSQLGSLRERLLARGLDVGDLECHPGIPPQGPRTRVEQRWVDENA
- a CDS encoding EscU/YscU/HrcU family type III secretion system export apparatus switch protein gives rise to the protein MTHQPARQAIALFYDGQQAPTLTAKGDDALAEAILALAREHEVPIYENAELVRLLARLELGDQIPEALYLTIAEIIAFAWHLRGKVPAGFDDEPAAPGTTPPLLGRLLPGGEGT
- a CDS encoding dermonecrotic toxin domain-containing protein, whose amino-acid sequence is MHSTRINVMGTHYVIDHLGHVPRPDREANRAIRQWLAQQGHDLDPDQLDVVTLHYCPDGAGGHLAAISQRTSLPQALLGNWQGESASDVFGKLLQAPWAGALPAGPLRLVETLPAPGFNHYGAPFEVFNGLFRRTAPQRYDASTHLPVSAEAFQQFISNLDFQQPFKAALDVYWRDHLHSHRLALKLNFIAACNRQVSEGSLSEPARQLVWQAAGLMPRRNRLRRSTLSIYGYAATDLLYLNDPATDLTVLYVPGNSSPLLTFSSERELKAWVGEQCKDPTKRQALKQHFRLADCPQGLDFSGLDTAMEGLGAYPERHLLPPEHGYFNDDGTWPPQTYVNYRPTKYNPRIKGDLFQALAERQRQRSYDDAAFLITADSEVIKARWRGYLATTLNLLAPLCLVVPGLGPLLAIGGIAQLGLGLDQAINGKSLQQQQEGIGNITWGLFNALPLAVGAAARGKALFEFKVEGFAPPTRLNEQIGYPLSPLSPPRFPEPEGARYFHITDPIEPLEDADQAVADAVIRTPQYDGEPDTLAANIDGYNARVIYDMERDVFIRAEDLNQVDPVGFVAVPGSRNLRPAPQGRVVTHAMRSRTLRALGVDLPLPLQVPARAPGSWPIPRHISCLWVGDQIIGPELLANLGQNAARLQGSEYSIRLFLSSTARQAYAENLDLLAAHAPGLQVLPLEEQAFFRAFRQSRYYTQYDAALDGNGGVARNYASACDVLRYPMLHHEGGLYMDVDDTLLAPGEYSLIIDGQPVGPAGEPIDQVDLSTDANGLLLVPPMSNEKMSMNSLYNSSLIGSHPGNPTLEAISEEMYARYQLNRDFYDSKPSLAEDPGNFYEYASRLSYLTGPALLSDVVDRQLPSLRILRQLTNLYGMPRINAYRFVDLPRMRDSVRTLLPLNRFATVGGNHSWSRT